From Longimicrobiaceae bacterium:
GCGTCCTGCCCAACCTGAACGACAAGAAGACGGCGGTGCGCATCGCGCGGCAGATGGAGGCGTCGGTATCCACGTACCTGCTCACGCTGGCGATGCTGAACACCGTGCTGGGCTGTGCCGTCGCGGCGGTCATGTGGGCGCTGGGAATGCCCAACCCGGTGCTGTGGGGCGTGCTGGCCGGGCTGCTGGAGTTCGTGCCGTACGTTGGCGCGGCGACCATGCTGGCGGTGCTCTCCATCGCCGGGCTGGCGACGTTCGACAAGGTGGGGCACGCGCTGCTGGTGCCCGCCTGCTACCTGCTCGTCAACTTCGTGCAGGCGAACTTCCTGGCCCCCACCGTCATGGGCCGCCGCCTCACGCTGAACCCCGTCGCCATCCTCATCGGCCTGGCGCTGTGGTGGGAGATGTGGGGCGTGGCCGGCGTCTTCATCGCCGTCCCCCTCCTGGCCACCTTCAAGATCTGCTGCGACCACATCGAGACCCTCGCCCCCGTCGGCGAGTTCCTCAGCAAGTAACCCTGCGAGACGGGAGATGCGCATCTCCCGTCTCGCATGAACCACCAGATCTCCGCCGTCCGAGATGTGGCGCCCTCAACCGCTTGGTGGGGGCGCACCTGCGTGCGCGCCCGTCTTCCGCAGCGAACCTCTCCGGCGACTTGCCGTGCTGCGGCAGCACTGGCCGACACGCAGGTCGGCCCCTACCGGTCCGCAGCGATGTTTGGCCTTCCCCGGCCTCGCATCGCCTCGGAGATACTGTCGTGGCGGGCTGGCGTCAACTGAGTCGGCTTGGCGGGAACGCGGGGTGGGAGCGGACGCGAGCGGCCTGTGCGAGGTGGCGCTGCTCGTGGGCGACCATCAGCTCCAGCGCCTCCGCGGCGGTGAAGCGGAGGATGCGCGCCACGGGCGACGAGATCTTCACCTTTTGCGGATCGCGCCCGCGCGCCTGGACGATGAGGTCGCCGAGGGTTCGCTGCGAGGCGGCGAAAGCTTCCGCGGCACCTGCGGGTGCGGGCGCCGCATCCGGGCGGAAGCGCCGGGGCGCCTTCATCCGCGACTTGCCCTGCGGTCCGACGGCGCGGATGAACCAGCGCGCCAGCATGCGCGGCCGGTACTCGCCCTCCGGCGCGCCGGGCGGCGCAGCAGCGAGCGCGGACCGCAGCGGCGCGAAGTAGAGCTCGTTGGTGACGCGCAGGTGGTCCAGGCACTGGGCGATGCTCCAGGCGCCCTCCGCGGGCGGCCACGCGAGCTGCGCGTCCGTGAGCCCCGCAGCCAGCGCCTCCGCCTCGCGAGTCGCGGCGTCCGCATCCCGCTCCAGCCGGTCCAGCAGTTCCGCCGCGGTGATCCCCATCTCCCGTCTCCTGTCCTGGTACGCTCGAGATCCCGATCCATCCGCTCGTGTTCGACCGAAGAACCTCACGCGGAGACGCGGAGTCGCGGAGAACAACCCGCTTCTCTGCCGTTCTCCGCGCCCTCCGCGGCTCCGCGTGAGCCCGCCGTTCTGGATGGTGGAGGTGCAGCCCGCGCGACGGGAAAAGCTACCGCATCCGGGTGATGGAGAGGATGCGCACCGGGGTCCGCAGGCGCTCGCCCTCGGCGGGGAGGCCCTGGATGCGGCGCACCACGTCCATCCCGTCCTCCACCCGCCCGAACACCGCGTAGCCCTGGCCGTCCGGCGTCTCGTCGCGCCAGTCCAGGTACGGCTGGTCGCCGAGAACGACGAAGAACTCCGAGCGCGCGCTGTTGGGCGGTCCGAACCGCGCCATCGACACGGCCCCGTCCACGTGCTTCAGCCCCGTTTTCCTGGTGCTCTCCAGGGGGATGGGCGGCAGCAGGCGCGTGGAGTCGCCGTACCACTGCCCGCCCTGCACGATGCCCGTCGTCCCCTGGAACGGCACCGCAGGGTCCTTGCGGATGCGGTAGAAGGCCGCGCCCGCGTACCGCCCCTCGTCCACGTAGCGGAGGAAGTTCGCCGCGGTGACGGGTGCCTTGTCCGCCAGCACCTCCACCGTCACGTCGCCCAGGTCCGTGTGGATCCGCACGCGCGGGTGCGTCTGGCCCGACGCGGGCCCGCACGCCGCGAACGCCAGGACCAAAGCCGCCCCACGCACCGCCGGCGCGAGAAAGCGTCCGGCGAGCGTCCTCGTCTCAAGTTCCTTCCGCGCTCCGGCCATCCGTGTCATTCCGCCGCGAAGTGTGCGACCGCCAGCAGAAGCGCGACAGTCGCGACGACCAGGGCACCGACCACGATCCCGCCCGTCAGCGCGGCCGTGCGCCGGCCGTTCACCCGCTTCACGCGGTATCTATCGCGCACCACCACCCCGATGAGCTTGCCCGCGCCATCGGTGGACACAAGCCCCTCGGCGGTGCGCACCTCCGCCCCGCGCAGCCATGCCGTGTCGCCGCGCATGTACGCGACCTTGCCGCGCACTTGGACGGCGTCCGGGGCGATCGCGCTGCCGTCGGCGGCGAACACCTGCAGCGGCGGCCCGTCGCGCCGGTTCACCTCCACGTTCTCGCTGGGCATCGGCGCTCCTGGCCCGCCCAGCGCGTACGAATGGCACCCTGCCGAGAGCGCGACCAGCAGGATCGCGATGAAGCGCTGAAAGATGGGCCGCACGGAGCTCTCCGGAACGTAGATGGATGACGGACGACAGCACCCGCGGCGATTCCAGGACGCATCCCGATCCCGATCGCCGGCCCGGCTCGTCACGTCAGTCGACGCGGGTGGACAGGGCTGCGACCCACGCGGCGAAAGCAGCGGCGGCGGCCACGATCACCACGCCGCTCGCCAGCAGCAGCGTGCGCGTGGAGCTGACGCGCCGCACCCGCAGGCTCTGCATGGGCACCACCACGCCGAGCAGAGAGTCCGCCTCTGCGAGCGGCATCGCGCCGTCCAGCGAGCGCACCTGCGGGGCGCGGAGCCAAGCCGTGTCGCCGCGCAGATACGCAAGGCGCCCGCGCACCTCGATCGCGCCCGGCACGGCCTCGCTGCCGTCCGCATGCGCCACACGGAGCGGCCGCCCATCGCGCGTGGCGATCACCACCCGATCGCGCGGCTGAATGCGGCTGGTGGAGCCCGGCACGTATGCGTGGCAGCCGGCCAAGCCCACGGACAGCAGCGCGGAGCAGGCCGAACGGAAGAGAAGCCGCATGATTGGATCGGTGGAGAGACGGGGACAAACAGAGAGAGGGTACTGGAACGCACTACGACAGTGTATCCGCCCTTCCCGCCGGAATCCAGGGATGGGGCACTTCCACCGACGCATTCTCGATCGGTTGAGCTTTGACCTGATCTACGGAACCAGGCAGGCGCCGAACTCGCCGAAATAACGAAGGGTTGTGCACCCTAGGATGCACAACCCTCCGGAACTGTGTACCCGTTTCCCCGAAGGGAGCGGGCTTCTGCTGACGAAAAGCTACCTCTGCCGCCCATAGAGGGCAAGCTAAGCACCCAGGATACCTCATCCACCAAAAGCATCCCGGGACCTCGCCGGGCGAGCCGGCTCCGCGGGTTGGATCCGCTCCAGGATGTCCGCCAGGTTGCCCGATGCGATGTCTCTCACGTCGACGTGATAGACTTCCTCGATCCGCCGAAAGTATGGCTCGTTGTCGTTTTCCCCGTGAAAGTCCCACAAGGAGGATTCGTCGGTGATGACACAGTCGTCGTAATCCAGCTCCAGCACCTCGCGAAAGAATCCGGCCGCCAGGTCTTCCAGCATGGAGATGCGGTCCCGCGAACCGAACCCCAGATCCGGGACCGCCCGCGAGGGCTGTGATGCAGAGATACCTCCCGGGCGCAGCCCATCCAAGATCGCCCGCAGCCACACGAACCCGCGTCCCGTCACCCCGTCTCGCCCCACCAGCGGGCGAGGAGGTTCTGGGACACGCGGCGGCGGTACTCGGCGGTGGAGCGGACGTCGTCGATGGGGTGGATCTCGTCACCGAGGACGCGCTGCGCCTCCTCGATCGTCGCGCCGCCGGCGAGCGCGGCTTCGGTCTGCGGCAGCCGGACGACGGTGGCGGCCACGCTCCCCAGCGCGATCCGCGGCTGCGGTGCGCGCACGGCGGCCATCACCACTTTGCTGATGGCCTGCGCGGCGCGCGTCCCCACCTTCCGGAACCATTGCGCGCCGTCGATCCGCGGGATCTCAACCGCCACGATCAGCTCGTCCGGCCGCAGCACGGAGGCGCGGTAGCCGGTGTGGAAGCCCGTGAACGGCACTCGCCGCTCGCCGTCCGCGCTACGCAGCACGACCACCGCCTCGGCCGCCGCGAGCACGGGCAGGCTGTCGCCGGCGGGCGAGCCGTTGGCGATGTTGCCGCCCAGCGTGCCGCGGTTCTGGATCTGCACGCCGCCCACCTCGCGCGCCGCCGCCACGAGCATGGGGATGCGCGCCCACACCTCCGGGTGCGCGATGATCTGCGTGTAGCTGGCCGCCGCGCCGATGCGCAGCACGCCATCCACCGCCTCGATCCCCCGCAGCTCCTCCAGCCGCATCACGTCGATGAAGCGGCGCGCGGGGTTGGTGCCGAAGTGGAGCGTCACGTACGTGTCGGTACAGCCTGCGAGCGGGGTGAGCGGCGCCGCGTCGCGCATCATCTCCAGCGCTTCGTCCAGCGTGCGCGGCTCCAGCAGGCTCAGGTCGGAGAGTGCCGTCCTCATGCGCCCGCCGCCTGCACGGAGCGGTAGATGGCCTCGTAGCCGGTGCACCGGCAGAGGTTGCCCGCCAGGCCCGTGCGCACCTGCTCCAGCGTGGGGTTGGGCCCCAGCGCCGCCGCCGCGAGGATCATCCCCGGCGTGCAGATGCCGCACTGCGCGCCGCCATGCTCCGCGAACGCCCGCTGCAGCGGATGCTCCCCGCCCAGCCCCTCGATGGTCGTCAGCTCCGCACCCGCCGCCTGGGCGAAGGGCACCAGGCAGGAGACGACGGGTTGCCCGTCCATCAGCACCGTGCAGGCGCCGCACTCGCCCTCGCCGCAGCCTTCCTTGGTGCCCGTGAGCCCGCACTCCTCGCGCAGCACGTCCAGCAGCCGCTTCAGCGGGTGCGCGTCGACCTCCACCTCCATGCCGTTCAGCCTCAGACGCATGCGGCCTCCAGCAGCGGAGCGGCCATCACCTTCTCCGGCACGGCGGGGATCTCGCGCACGTCCAGGCCCAAGTGGCGGATGGCGTTCACCACCGCCGGCGCGGGGCCGTCGATGGGCATCTCGCCCACGCCCTTGGCGCCGTACGGGCCGTGCTTGCCCGGGTTCTCCAGCACGACCACGTCCATGGGCGGCGTGTCCAGCGTGGTGGGGATGACGTAGTTGGTGAGCTGCGCGTTCAGCATCACGCCGCCGCGCATCACCACGTTCTCCATGAGCGCCCAGCCCAGG
This genomic window contains:
- a CDS encoding (2Fe-2S)-binding protein; protein product: MRLRLNGMEVEVDAHPLKRLLDVLREECGLTGTKEGCGEGECGACTVLMDGQPVVSCLVPFAQAAGAELTTIEGLGGEHPLQRAFAEHGGAQCGICTPGMILAAAALGPNPTLEQVRTGLAGNLCRCTGYEAIYRSVQAAGA
- a CDS encoding peptidylprolyl isomerase — its product is MRIHTDLGDVTVEVLADKAPVTAANFLRYVDEGRYAGAAFYRIRKDPAVPFQGTTGIVQGGQWYGDSTRLLPPIPLESTRKTGLKHVDGAVSMARFGPPNSARSEFFVVLGDQPYLDWRDETPDGQGYAVFGRVEDGMDVVRRIQGLPAEGERLRTPVRILSITRMR
- a CDS encoding DinB family protein, with product MGITAAELLDRLERDADAATREAEALAAGLTDAQLAWPPAEGAWSIAQCLDHLRVTNELYFAPLRSALAAAPPGAPEGEYRPRMLARWFIRAVGPQGKSRMKAPRRFRPDAAPAPAGAAEAFAASQRTLGDLIVQARGRDPQKVKISSPVARILRFTAAEALELMVAHEQRHLAQAARVRSHPAFPPSRLS
- a CDS encoding FAD binding domain-containing protein produces the protein MRTALSDLSLLEPRTLDEALEMMRDAAPLTPLAGCTDTYVTLHFGTNPARRFIDVMRLEELRGIEAVDGVLRIGAAASYTQIIAHPEVWARIPMLVAAAREVGGVQIQNRGTLGGNIANGSPAGDSLPVLAAAEAVVVLRSADGERRVPFTGFHTGYRASVLRPDELIVAVEIPRIDGAQWFRKVGTRAAQAISKVVMAAVRAPQPRIALGSVAATVVRLPQTEAALAGGATIEEAQRVLGDEIHPIDDVRSTAEYRRRVSQNLLARWWGETG